The Quatrionicoccus australiensis nucleotide sequence CGTTTTCATTGGCATGACAGACGCGGATGTTTTGGCGGAAAATTGGGTCAATGTCCTTTTTCGGAGCCTGCCATGAACATTGATGAACTTGCCCTCAGCCTGCAACGCAATCGCCTGACCCGGCGCCAGGTGCTCGGCCTGTTCGGTGCGGCGGCACTGTCCGGTTGCGCCAGTTCGCCGGTCGGCGGCGGCTCCATCCTGGTCGGCATGGACGAGGACGAGGAAAAGGCGGTCGACAAGAAGGTCGCGCCGCAGCAGTTCTCGCAGGATCTCGGGGCGGTGCAGGATGCCCAGATCAACGACTATCTGGTCAGCGTCGGCCGCCGGCTGGACGCCAACGTACATCGGCCGCAGATGCCTTATTCCTACCGCGTGCTCAATGCCAATTACGTCAATGCCTACACCTTTCCGGGCGGGGCGATGGGCGTGACGCGCGGCATCCTGGTCGAGCTCGACAATGAGGCCGAACTGGCCGGTCTGCTCGGGCATGAACTCGGCCACGTCAATGCGCGGCATGCGGCGCAGCGCCAGGGCAAGGCGATGGTGGCGCAGGTCGCGATGAGCGGTGCCAACCTGATCGGTACGGCAGCCGGCTATGGCGGCCTGGTCGATCTCGGCACGCAGCTCGGGGCCAGCGTGCTGCTCTCGAGCTATTCGCGCGACAACGAGCGCGAGGCCGACCAGCTCGGCCAGGACTACATGGTCCGCGCCGGTTATCCGGCGAGCGGCATGGTCGGTCTGCAGGAGTTGCTGGTCGAGCAGCAGAAAAGCTCGCCCGGCATGTTGCAGACGATGTTTTCGACGCACCCGATGAGCAGCGAGCGGCGCGACACCGCCCGCCAGCTGGCCGAGGAAAAATACGCCGCGAGCAACAAGCGCGATCCGGGGCGCGAGCGTTTCATGGACAGTACGGCCGCCCTGCGCCGCATCAAGCCATGCATCGATGCGTGCCAGAAGGGCGAAACGGCGATGGCCGGCAAGCAGTACGGCAAGGCCGAGGAACAGTTCCGCACGGCGCTGAAAGCGACGCCGCGCGACTATGCTGCCAACCTGCTGCTGGCGAAATCCTTGTCGATGCAGGACAAGGATGCGCAGGCGCTGGAGTATGCGCGCGCCGCAACCAAGATCTATCCGCAGGAAGCGCAGGCGCAGAAGCTGGTCGGCGTGCTGGCGCTGCAGCAGCGCGATCCGGCAAGCGCCTACGCGCATCTCGATCAATACGACCGTCTGCTGCCGGGTGACGTCGGCGTCACCTTCCTGAAAGGCGTGTCACAGGAAGGCATGGGCAATCGTCAGGAAGCGGCCCGTTTCTACGCGGCCTACCTGCGCCAGAACCGCCAGGGCAAGGCGGCCGAGTATTCGCAAAGCCGCCTGCAGAGCTGGGGTTATCTGAAGTAGCCGGCTCGCCAGGCCGGCTCGCTGTTCAGGGGCGGGCGCCGGCGCCCAGGCGATCGACCATCGCCTTCAGGGTCTGGATCTGCACGCCATTCTGGTTGGCGTAATCGGCGCCGCTGTAACCCCACCAGTCCCAGCAGCCATTCGGATTCTGCAGCGGGATCGAGACGGCCTGCGGGTAGAGGATGACCAGGTGATTGTTGTCGGCCCAGCGGTTGTAGCCGCTGTTTTTGACGAAGGTCGTGCCGTAATAGAGGCCGCCGCCGGCCGGCGCCTGCAATGGCAGGTAACTCTGACCCTGTTTGCAGCCGTGCAGGGCGATGTGCAGGCGGCAGGGTTCGCCCTTGGCGCAACTGTTCGGGACGTAGAGCCAGCCGCTGTTGTCCATGCCGCCATGCCAGGAGAACAGGCCTTGCTGTCCGGCCGGCAGGTAGCTGCGCTGGTCGAATTCGATGAGGCGCCCCTTGGCCTTCGTTGACGCCGCCTTGAGCGGACCGTAGATCCAGCTCAGGA carries:
- a CDS encoding M48 family metalloprotease, whose protein sequence is MNIDELALSLQRNRLTRRQVLGLFGAAALSGCASSPVGGGSILVGMDEDEEKAVDKKVAPQQFSQDLGAVQDAQINDYLVSVGRRLDANVHRPQMPYSYRVLNANYVNAYTFPGGAMGVTRGILVELDNEAELAGLLGHELGHVNARHAAQRQGKAMVAQVAMSGANLIGTAAGYGGLVDLGTQLGASVLLSSYSRDNEREADQLGQDYMVRAGYPASGMVGLQELLVEQQKSSPGMLQTMFSTHPMSSERRDTARQLAEEKYAASNKRDPGRERFMDSTAALRRIKPCIDACQKGETAMAGKQYGKAEEQFRTALKATPRDYAANLLLAKSLSMQDKDAQALEYARAATKIYPQEAQAQKLVGVLALQQRDPASAYAHLDQYDRLLPGDVGVTFLKGVSQEGMGNRQEAARFYAAYLRQNRQGKAAEYSQSRLQSWGYLK